In one window of Paraflavitalea soli DNA:
- a CDS encoding TolC family protein encodes MSKNHPVHLLGLICIALGAQVAEAQVLTLKEAVQTGLHNYSAIKAKVNYVNASKATVKQSEKEYLPDLGISFQHDYGTVNGTTGPSYALRGISNAASSGAPLSEQNWHAAFGALYLTNVNWDFFSFGRAKEKIRTAQAAVSRDESDLVQEQFQHEIRVSAAYMNLLAAQRLTQSWQNNLDRAIALQGIVTTRVKNGLNAGVDSSLANAEVSSARIVLTRARDYEQEQANQLAILMGVPAQTFSLDTLFVARIPAALYDSGSRRQQHPLLAFYQRRIDLSNEQAKYFRTFSYPTFSLFGVFQGRGSGFDYDYGVQGMNHYKQDYLSGINPNRYNYLLGVGMVWNLTSPLRVQQQVNAQKFISQALKDEYDLTDQRLKAQLALADNKIKNALDNYREVPVQIKAASDAFLQKSVLYTNGLTNMVDVTQALYTLNRAETDRAITYNNVWQALLLKAAASGDFALFFNEF; translated from the coding sequence ATGTCAAAAAATCACCCCGTTCACCTCTTAGGGCTTATATGTATTGCGCTTGGCGCTCAGGTAGCTGAAGCGCAGGTATTGACGCTGAAGGAAGCAGTTCAAACGGGCCTGCACAATTATAGTGCTATCAAGGCCAAGGTCAATTATGTCAATGCCTCCAAAGCGACCGTTAAGCAAAGTGAAAAAGAATACCTGCCTGATCTCGGTATATCCTTCCAGCATGATTACGGAACAGTCAATGGAACCACTGGTCCTTCCTACGCACTGCGTGGTATAAGCAATGCTGCCTCATCCGGCGCTCCTTTGTCGGAGCAAAACTGGCATGCAGCCTTTGGAGCCCTCTACCTGACCAACGTAAACTGGGATTTCTTTTCTTTTGGACGGGCCAAAGAAAAGATCAGGACCGCACAGGCGGCCGTGTCCCGCGATGAAAGCGACCTGGTGCAGGAACAGTTTCAGCATGAGATAAGGGTATCAGCCGCGTATATGAACCTGCTGGCGGCCCAGCGGCTTACCCAGTCATGGCAAAACAATCTCGACAGGGCGATCGCCCTGCAGGGCATTGTAACTACCCGCGTAAAAAATGGCCTCAATGCCGGAGTTGATTCTTCACTGGCCAATGCCGAAGTATCGAGCGCACGCATCGTGTTGACCCGCGCCAGGGATTATGAGCAGGAGCAGGCCAATCAACTGGCCATCCTGATGGGAGTGCCTGCACAAACCTTTAGTCTCGATACTTTATTTGTAGCACGTATACCAGCCGCCTTATACGATTCTGGCAGCCGCCGCCAGCAACATCCCTTGCTGGCATTCTATCAGCGGCGGATAGACCTGAGCAATGAACAGGCAAAATATTTCAGGACGTTTAGTTACCCCACCTTTTCCTTGTTCGGTGTATTTCAGGGCAGGGGATCCGGTTTTGATTATGATTATGGCGTGCAGGGCATGAATCACTACAAACAGGATTATCTTTCTGGTATCAATCCTAACAGGTATAACTACCTGCTGGGTGTAGGAATGGTGTGGAACCTCACTTCACCCCTGCGGGTGCAGCAGCAGGTAAATGCCCAGAAGTTTATTTCGCAGGCGCTGAAAGATGAATACGATCTCACCGATCAACGGTTGAAGGCCCAGCTGGCCCTGGCCGATAACAAGATCAAAAATGCATTGGATAATTACCGCGAAGTGCCGGTGCAGATAAAAGCTGCTTCGGATGCTTTTCTGCAGAAATCAGTATTGTATACCAACGGCCTTACCAATATGGTAGATGTTACGCAGGCTTTGTACACCCTCAACCGTGCAGAGACCGATCGTGCCATTACCTATAATAATGTATGGCAGGCCTTGTTGCTGAAAGCGGCTGCCAGTGGAGACTTTGCTTTATTTTTTAACGAGTTTTAA
- a CDS encoding efflux RND transporter permease subunit has protein sequence MGLIRTALRKPISILVLVAGLLFFGISAVRTIKVDIFPQMNLPVIYISHPFGGYSPSQMEAFFGKQYVNLLLFVNGIKTIETKNTQGLTLMKCTFYPKTNMAQAAAELSAFCNRAQAIFPPGSQPPFIIRFDASTLPVGQLVLSSPTRTNNELMDMANVYVRAAFTSIPGIVSSPPFGGNIRTIVIKADPELLRSHQLTPDQLVEALRLNNQVSPGGNVRIGDYNYITPSNTIIKTVKDFENMPLYKGGVQNLYLKDVATVEDGADITMGYALVNGKRSVYLSIAKSADASTWEVVQKLKAALPTFQAQLPEDVKLSYEFDQSVYVMNAVKSLLSEGAIGAILTGLMVLMFLGDARGALIVILTIPTSIIAGVLFLQLFGQTINIMTLSGLSLAIGILVDESTVTIENIHQHFDMGKPKAKAIWDACKEIAFPKLLILFCILAVFAPAFTMQGIPGSLFLPLSLAIGFSMIVSYFLSQTFVPVLANWIMKPHKAKHPVAAGHQEDWELKAAMAERTDTNTDGKLTRFEKFRARYMRFLDRLLRFRKPVAAGTLLVAIGAVVWLLSSIGRDVLPRVNGSQFQVRLRAPQGMRIERTEEKTIRLLNILEHMVGKENIGISSAFIGQHPGQFSTSPIYLFSGGPHEAVLQVSLQEDYKVNMDQLKENIRAEVAKAMPDVKLSFEPIELTDKILSQGSPTPVEVRIAGRNKKLNEEYAHKVMDKLKQISYLRDIQIAQPIKYPALNINIDRIKAAQLGVDMSDISRSLIASTSSSRYTEKNVWLDEKAGLSYSVQVQVPEVKMASVNSIGEIPVLRNAPRPVLSDVATIEADTTYGENDNLGAMPIISVTANLVNKDLGVATDDVKKAIASLGELPRGLSVEPIGLGQVLTETLDSLQSGLIVAIVVIFLMLAANFQSFKVSLVVLTTVPAVLLGALLMLLATGSTLNLQSYMGIIMSVGVSIANAVLLITNAEQLRKHNGNALQSAREAAALRIRPILMTSMAMVVGMVPMAAGLGEAGDQVSPLARAVIGGLIASTFATLLLLPLVFAWVQGKASTVSVSLDPEDKESKYYVEP, from the coding sequence ATGGGATTGATCAGAACAGCACTTCGAAAACCTATCTCCATATTGGTACTGGTAGCCGGGTTATTGTTTTTTGGCATCAGCGCCGTACGCACCATCAAAGTGGATATATTTCCGCAGATGAACCTGCCGGTGATCTATATCTCACACCCCTTTGGTGGATATTCCCCTTCACAAATGGAGGCTTTCTTTGGAAAGCAGTATGTGAACCTTTTGTTGTTTGTGAATGGTATCAAGACCATCGAGACAAAGAATACCCAGGGCCTTACGCTGATGAAGTGTACGTTTTATCCAAAAACCAATATGGCGCAGGCGGCCGCAGAGTTGAGTGCCTTCTGTAACCGTGCGCAGGCTATCTTTCCACCTGGGTCACAACCTCCTTTTATTATACGGTTTGATGCTTCCACCTTGCCGGTGGGCCAACTGGTACTAAGCAGCCCTACCCGTACCAACAATGAATTGATGGATATGGCCAATGTATATGTACGGGCCGCCTTTACTTCCATTCCGGGTATCGTGAGCTCACCTCCATTTGGTGGTAATATCCGCACTATCGTTATTAAGGCCGATCCTGAATTGCTGCGTTCCCATCAACTTACTCCCGACCAGCTGGTTGAAGCCCTGCGCCTCAACAACCAGGTATCACCCGGTGGTAATGTGCGCATTGGCGATTATAACTACATAACACCGTCCAATACGATCATCAAGACCGTCAAAGATTTTGAGAATATGCCCCTGTACAAAGGCGGGGTGCAGAACCTGTACCTGAAAGATGTGGCTACGGTAGAAGATGGCGCCGACATTACCATGGGCTATGCCCTGGTAAATGGCAAGCGATCTGTGTATTTGAGTATTGCCAAATCGGCGGATGCCTCTACCTGGGAAGTGGTGCAGAAATTGAAAGCCGCCTTACCCACCTTCCAGGCACAGCTTCCGGAAGATGTAAAGTTGTCTTATGAGTTTGATCAGTCTGTATATGTAATGAATGCAGTAAAGAGCCTGTTAAGTGAGGGTGCCATCGGCGCCATCCTTACGGGTTTGATGGTACTGATGTTCCTGGGCGATGCACGCGGGGCGCTGATCGTGATATTGACCATTCCTACCTCCATTATTGCCGGCGTATTGTTCCTGCAATTGTTTGGACAAACCATCAATATCATGACCCTTAGCGGTCTGTCACTGGCCATTGGTATCCTGGTCGATGAATCGACGGTTACGATTGAAAATATCCACCAGCATTTCGATATGGGCAAACCCAAGGCCAAGGCCATCTGGGATGCCTGTAAAGAGATCGCATTCCCTAAATTATTGATCCTGTTCTGTATCCTGGCAGTATTCGCACCCGCCTTTACCATGCAGGGCATTCCGGGATCCTTATTCCTGCCTTTGTCCCTGGCTATCGGATTTTCTATGATCGTTTCTTATTTCCTGTCACAAACTTTTGTACCTGTACTGGCCAATTGGATCATGAAGCCCCATAAGGCCAAACATCCGGTGGCGGCGGGGCACCAGGAAGACTGGGAATTAAAAGCTGCCATGGCAGAAAGGACAGATACCAATACGGATGGTAAATTAACGCGGTTTGAAAAGTTCCGTGCCCGCTATATGCGTTTCCTCGACCGGCTGTTAAGATTCCGTAAACCGGTAGCCGCAGGTACTTTACTGGTGGCTATCGGGGCGGTGGTATGGTTGCTCTCCAGCATCGGACGTGATGTATTGCCCAGGGTAAATGGTTCACAGTTCCAGGTGCGCCTCAGGGCTCCGCAGGGTATGCGCATTGAACGTACAGAAGAAAAGACCATCAGGTTATTAAACATCCTGGAGCATATGGTGGGCAAAGAAAATATTGGCATCAGCTCCGCTTTCATAGGGCAGCACCCCGGCCAATTTTCTACCAGCCCCATCTACCTGTTTTCCGGCGGTCCGCATGAAGCGGTATTGCAGGTGAGCTTACAGGAAGACTACAAAGTGAATATGGACCAGCTGAAGGAAAATATTCGTGCAGAAGTGGCGAAAGCTATGCCAGATGTGAAGTTATCTTTTGAACCCATCGAGCTTACAGATAAAATACTAAGCCAGGGTTCACCCACGCCGGTAGAAGTAAGGATAGCAGGCCGCAATAAAAAGCTGAATGAAGAGTATGCGCACAAAGTGATGGATAAGCTGAAGCAGATCAGTTACCTGCGTGATATACAGATAGCACAGCCAATAAAGTATCCAGCCCTCAATATCAATATCGACAGGATCAAGGCGGCCCAATTGGGAGTAGATATGTCGGATATCTCCCGTTCTTTGATCGCCTCTACCTCTTCTTCCCGTTATACGGAAAAGAATGTATGGCTCGATGAAAAGGCCGGCTTGAGTTATAGTGTGCAGGTGCAGGTGCCTGAAGTTAAAATGGCGAGTGTCAACAGCATTGGTGAAATACCGGTATTGAGAAATGCGCCCCGCCCGGTGCTGAGTGATGTGGCTACTATTGAAGCAGATACCACGTATGGCGAAAACGACAACCTGGGGGCTATGCCGATCATATCTGTAACGGCCAACCTGGTAAATAAGGACCTGGGTGTAGCTACAGACGATGTAAAGAAGGCCATTGCTTCCCTGGGAGAACTGCCCCGTGGTTTATCGGTGGAACCAATAGGATTGGGACAGGTATTAACAGAAACGCTGGATAGTTTACAATCAGGTCTGATCGTAGCTATTGTGGTGATCTTCCTGATGCTGGCCGCCAACTTCCAATCGTTCAAAGTATCGTTGGTGGTATTGACTACCGTGCCGGCGGTGTTGCTGGGGGCCTTGCTGATGTTGCTGGCCACTGGTTCTACACTCAACCTGCAATCCTACATGGGTATCATCATGTCTGTAGGTGTGTCGATCGCCAATGCGGTGTTGCTGATCACCAATGCCGAACAGTTGCGCAAGCACAATGGTAATGCCTTGCAGAGTGCACGGGAAGCAGCCGCCTTGCGTATACGTCCGATCTTGATGACGAGTATGGCGATGGTAGTAGGCATGGTGCCGATGGCAGCCGGTTTGGGTGAAGCCGGCGACCAGGTGTCTCCGCTGGCGAGGGCCGTGATCGGCGGATTGATCGCTTCTACTTTTGCCACCCTGTTGTTATTACCCCTGGTATTTGCCTGGGTGCAGGGTAAGGCTTCTACCGTTTCAGTGTCCTTAGACCCTGAGGATAAGGAGAGTAAGTATTATGTGGAGCCGTGA
- a CDS encoding efflux RND transporter periplasmic adaptor subunit, producing MRSKHILFLALAGWGIIPTACNSSHGEKKTENAVAPAPAAIEVFPLEKEKLSTSFQTPAELIAWQQVDLYAKENSFVRKLFVDVGSEVKAGQLLVSLEAPELNSRLAAAESRLKSQEAIYTASKSQYDRLYETSKTPGTISQNDLDQAAARKNSDLAQLEAAKAAHKEVTITQSYLEIRAPFNGVISARNANPGAYVGPSGKGSEFPMFTLQEQRKLRLVVAVPEALTGYLENKHAVQFTVKALPNETFKGVVNRLSGALDSRLRSERIEIDVENNNKKLLPGMIAEVNIPFPARDSTLTIPKSALVNSTERVFVIRIANNKAEWVDVKKGRDIGGKIEIYANTLQPGDQLVRKASEEVRNGSEVKNVKVVTVTQ from the coding sequence ATGAGATCAAAACATATATTATTCCTGGCATTGGCCGGTTGGGGCATCATCCCCACAGCCTGTAATTCTTCTCACGGTGAGAAGAAGACAGAGAATGCCGTAGCGCCGGCTCCCGCAGCCATCGAAGTATTTCCATTGGAGAAAGAAAAATTATCTACTTCGTTCCAGACACCTGCAGAGTTGATCGCGTGGCAGCAGGTAGACCTGTATGCCAAGGAAAACAGCTTTGTAAGAAAGCTGTTTGTAGATGTGGGTTCCGAAGTGAAAGCGGGTCAGTTGTTGGTTTCGCTGGAAGCTCCTGAGCTCAATTCAAGGCTGGCGGCAGCTGAATCAAGGCTCAAGTCGCAGGAGGCTATTTACACCGCCAGCAAATCGCAGTACGATCGTTTGTATGAGACCAGCAAAACGCCGGGTACCATATCTCAGAATGACCTGGACCAGGCGGCTGCCCGCAAAAATTCTGATCTGGCGCAATTGGAAGCTGCCAAAGCAGCCCATAAAGAGGTGACCATTACTCAAAGCTACCTGGAGATCAGAGCGCCTTTCAATGGAGTGATCAGTGCGCGTAATGCCAACCCCGGCGCTTATGTAGGTCCTTCGGGAAAAGGATCGGAATTCCCTATGTTCACGTTGCAGGAGCAACGAAAACTGAGACTGGTAGTGGCGGTGCCGGAAGCATTAACGGGTTACCTCGAAAACAAACATGCTGTTCAATTCACCGTGAAAGCCCTTCCCAATGAAACGTTTAAAGGAGTCGTGAATCGTTTATCAGGCGCCCTCGATAGCCGTTTGCGTTCAGAACGCATTGAGATCGATGTAGAGAACAACAATAAGAAGTTATTGCCCGGCATGATCGCAGAAGTAAATATTCCTTTTCCTGCAAGGGACAGTACCTTAACAATTCCCAAGTCGGCCCTGGTCAACTCAACCGAAAGAGTATTTGTGATCCGTATTGCCAACAATAAAGCGGAATGGGTGGATGTGAAGAAAGGACGTGATATCGGTGGCAAGATTGAAATTTATGCCAATACCCTGCAGCCTGGTGATCAACTGGTGAGGAAAGCGAGTGAAGAGGTCAGGAACGGATCGGAGGTAAAAAATGTTAAAGTGGTTACTGTTACACAATAA
- a CDS encoding aldo/keto reductase — protein sequence MKYRNLGTTGEKLSAVGLGCMGMSFAYGPGDDTESIATLHRALDLGINFWDTADVYGFGVNEELISKVLVPNRDKVFIATKFGFRQKEGGGTYFDGSVAHMKNSVEASLKRLKIDTIDLYYAHRIDPNVPVEEMVGAMAQLVKEGKVRYLGLSEASVASIRKAHAVHPIAALQSEYAVITRGVEKEILPAIRELGISLVPYSPLARGLVTATVLDKSQLAADDFRRTLPRFDEANWDNNQRLAAGFGELAVAKGITPAQLALGWVLAQGEDIIPIPGTKKRKYLEENAGAADVVLTAGDLQDIEALLKKYPNTGERYNEGSMKLVNN from the coding sequence ATGAAATACAGAAATCTTGGAACCACAGGCGAAAAGCTTTCGGCTGTTGGTTTAGGTTGCATGGGTATGAGTTTTGCCTATGGACCGGGGGATGATACGGAATCTATTGCTACCCTGCATCGTGCGCTTGATCTGGGGATCAATTTCTGGGATACGGCAGATGTTTATGGCTTTGGAGTGAACGAAGAACTGATCTCGAAAGTATTGGTACCCAATCGCGATAAAGTTTTCATTGCCACAAAGTTTGGTTTCCGCCAGAAAGAAGGGGGTGGTACTTATTTCGATGGTTCGGTAGCTCATATGAAGAATTCAGTAGAAGCAAGCCTGAAACGTTTGAAGATCGATACCATCGATCTGTATTATGCGCACCGTATTGATCCCAATGTACCGGTGGAGGAAATGGTAGGGGCCATGGCGCAACTGGTGAAGGAAGGTAAAGTGCGTTACCTCGGTTTATCCGAAGCTTCTGTGGCCTCCATCCGCAAGGCCCATGCCGTGCATCCTATAGCTGCTTTGCAAAGCGAATATGCGGTGATAACCCGTGGCGTTGAAAAAGAAATATTACCCGCAATACGTGAATTGGGTATTTCACTGGTACCCTATAGTCCGCTGGCCCGGGGATTGGTTACCGCTACAGTACTGGATAAGTCGCAGCTGGCAGCCGATGATTTCCGCAGGACCCTGCCCCGCTTCGATGAAGCCAACTGGGACAATAACCAGCGCCTCGCGGCAGGGTTTGGTGAACTGGCTGTTGCAAAAGGCATTACACCGGCACAACTGGCACTGGGATGGGTATTGGCACAGGGTGAAGATATTATTCCCATTCCCGGCACCAAGAAGCGGAAGTACCTGGAAGAAAATGCAGGGGCAGCCGATGTGGTATTGACAGCCGGTGATTTGCAGGACATTGAAGCCTTGCTGAAAAAGTATCCCAATACGGGAGAACGTTACAATGAAGGGTCTATGAAGCTCGTAAACAACTAA